A stretch of DNA from Deltaproteobacteria bacterium:
TTCTACAGCCCGACCGGGACCGCCCTCGACGCCCTGATGCCGGGGCCGACGGACGACGAGTCGGGCAGCGTGCGAGTGTTCTACGCTTCACCCGGGCAGCCGAGCTACGTCTTCTCCCCGGTGCCCGGTCCGAGTCAGGCGTGGAACGTGAGCCCCGCCTCCAGCCCCGCGAACGACGGGTTTCGGGCGGGCGGCTACCTCGGGCTCGACGCCTCCGGCACGCTCTGCTGGGCGCTGCCCACGGACTACACCTACGCGCAGTACAGCGAGCTCTGCGAGATGCCGGTGGTGGCGACCGTGGGCTCGACCACGACCCTCAGCTGCCAGCATCTGTCGTCGGTGCCGCCGCCGGTGTCGGGCGACACCTACGCCTCGGGTTGCCCGCCGATCACGCCCGACGAGCAGCGGAGCCTGACGCTGGTCGCGAATTAAACCAGCGAGGGGCGTCCCGCCCCTCGCCCCGGCGGGCGGAGCCCGCCGGGTCCTCACTCCCCGCTCGCTGCGCTCGGCCGCGCGCGCGGCGCGCGCGGAGATTCCATCTCGCGTCGGCAGCTCTTGACGAAGGCCGGAGAGCCGTCCAGCTCTGTGTCCGGTGGCCGTCTCGGGGGGGATCGGCAGGCGCTTCGCAACCGGCGTCGCCGTCACGACCGCCGCGCTCGGATCGTTCGGCGCGGCCCTCGCCGTGGCCGCGGTGGTGCGGGTCCACCTCCCGGTGCTCGACTGGGGCGAGCGCGTCCGGCTCGTCCTCAGGTGGACGGCAGTTGGCGCGCTGGGCGGCCTCGGCGTCGGCGTCGCGGCCGGACTGCTGTCGGGGTTCGTGGCGCGGCGGTGGGTACGGGGCATCCTCGTCGGCCTCCTCGTCGCGGCGAGCATCGTGCCGGTGCTCCTCGCCGGCCGGAGGTCGCCGGGAGTGCCATGGTCGGCGCTCGGTGCGCCGCAGGAGTATCCGCCGCTGGCCGAGCGGCGCGCCGCGCCTGGCGCCCCGAACCTGGTCCTGGTCACGATCGACACGCTCCGTCACGACCATCTCCAGCTCTACGGCTACGAGAGGCCGACGGCACCGCACCTTGCCGTCCTCGCCCGCGGCGGCACGGTCTTCGAGGCGGCGGTCGCCCAGGCCCCGGAGACGCTGCACTCGCTGGCCTCGCTCATGACGGGTCTCTATCCTCACGTGCTCGACAAGGAGTTCGAGGACCGGGGGCAGGCGGGCTCGTTCATCGGCTCGGGCTTTCACACGCTCGCCGAGCGCCTGGCTGCCGGCGGCTACGACACGGCGGGCTTCGTCTCGAACCTCTACCTGAAGCAGGAGAACGGCTTCGGGCAGGGCTTCCGCCACTTCGACGACCGCTCCGGCATGTTCTGGTGGGGGCCGAAGGGCCGCTGGAAGCGCGCGGAGCACGTCGTCGAGCCTGCCCTCGCATGGCTCGAGCGCGCCGAGTCACCCTTCTTCCTCTGGGTCCACGTGATGGACCCGCATCATCCCTATGAGCCCGCATCCGCCGGACCGTGGGAGGACGGGTCACGGGCTGCGCCGCACGCGGCCGCGTACGGGGCACTCTCGATTCGAGGCTACACGCAACGTCTGAAGGACCTGCGCGCCGGCCGACCTCGGGCCACGCCCGAAGAGCTCGCGTACCTCGTGGGGCGCTACGACGCCGAGATCCTCCAGGTGGACCGGGAGCTCGCCAGGCTGCACCAGCGCCTTGAGTCCCGCGGCTTCGACGAGCGCAACACCGTCCTGATCGTCACGGCCGACCACGGGGAGGAGTTCGTCGACCACGGAGGGATGCTGCACGGGCACTCGCTGTTCGACGAGCTGATCCGCGTGCCACTGGTCATGCGGGGCCGCGGCATCCCTCCCGGCAAGCGCCTCGGAGGCCAGGTGCAGCTGGTCGACGTGACGGCGACGCTCCTCGACCTGGCGGGGCTCCTTCCCGCATCCGGCGAATCGCCGGAGCTCGACGGAGTTTCGCTCCTGCCGGCGCTGGCCGCGGGCGAGCCGCCGCTGCATGCGGCCCTCTCCTTCATCGATACGCGGTACGTGGCCTACCGCACGCCAGACTGGAAGCTCGTGGCGGCGTTCGCGCCCTACGACCTCGGGCCGCCGTCCTGGCTGCCGTGGGAAGGACTCCTGTCGATGGCACGCGTGGCCCTGGGTCGCCCGCACCACCCGAAGATCGGTCTCTGGCACCTGGACGAGGATCCGCGCGAGCAGCAGAACCTCGTGGGAAACGACGCCGTCTCCCTCCGCACCCTGTATGCCTCGCTGCTCGGCCACCGCCAGGCCCATCCGCCGCGGCTGGTCGCGTCCAGCGCGGGACCGGGACTGAACCGCCGTGGCCGAAGGGCCTTGCGAGCGCTCGGCTACGTGCAGTGAGGGGGTGTAGTTGTCAGCGTCCGCGCGTTTTTGGTACTCGACCAAGGATCCATGTCGTCGGCGCTCGGCCGCTTCCGGATGCTCGACCTCTCCCGCCAGCTGCCGGGGCCGTTCTGCTCGATGCTGCTCGCCGACCTCGGCATGGACGTGCTCGCGGTCTACGCCCCGAACGACCCGATGGGCATGGGCATCCCGCTGCTCGGCCGGAACAAGCGCAGCTGTACCCTCAACCTGAAGGTGTCCGAGGGCCGCGCGATCTTCCATCGCCTCGCGCGCGAGGCCGACGTGGTGCTCGAGGGGGGGCGCCCCGGCGTGGCGGCACGGCTCGGCGTCGACTACGAGACGCTGCGGGCGCTGAACCCGCGCCTCGTCTACTGCTCGATCTCCGGCTACGGGCAGGACGGCCCGTACCGGGACCGGGTCGGGCACGACGTCAACTACCTCGGCTTCGCGGGCGTCATCGACCTCACGGGGACGGCCGGCGGGGCGCCGGCGATCCCGGGCGTGCAGATCGCCGACATCGGCGGCGGGGCGCTCATGGCAGCGGTCGGCATCCTTGCCGCCCTCTCGGCGCGGGAGGAGACGGGGCGCGGACAGTTCGTCGACATCGCGATGATGGACGGCGCCGTCGCCTGGCAGGTGGTGAACGTCTTCCGTCACCTGCTCGACGGGCGGGAGCCGGCGCGCGGCGACACCATGCTCACCGGTCATCATCCCTGCTACGCGATCTACGAGACGCGCGACGGCCGCCACGTGACGGTCGGGGCCCTCGAGCCGCACTTCTGGCGGACGCTCTGCGAGCGGCTCGGCCTCGGGGAGTTCGCCGGCCAGCAGTTCGCCGAGGGGTCCGAGCGCGAGGCGATGTTCGCGCGCTTCCGCGCGAAGTTCCGCGAGCGGTCGATGGCCGAATGGGTGGACCTGCTCGCGGACCTGGACATCTGCTTCGGCCCGGTGGCGACCCTGGCCGAGATGATGCACGATCCCCAGGTGCGCCACCGCGGCATGGTGGTCGAGATGGACGACGGTCGCGGCGTCCGCCGGACGACGCTCGGCAACCCGATCAAGCTCTCCGACA
This window harbors:
- a CDS encoding sulfatase yields the protein MAVSGGIGRRFATGVAVTTAALGSFGAALAVAAVVRVHLPVLDWGERVRLVLRWTAVGALGGLGVGVAAGLLSGFVARRWVRGILVGLLVAASIVPVLLAGRRSPGVPWSALGAPQEYPPLAERRAAPGAPNLVLVTIDTLRHDHLQLYGYERPTAPHLAVLARGGTVFEAAVAQAPETLHSLASLMTGLYPHVLDKEFEDRGQAGSFIGSGFHTLAERLAAGGYDTAGFVSNLYLKQENGFGQGFRHFDDRSGMFWWGPKGRWKRAEHVVEPALAWLERAESPFFLWVHVMDPHHPYEPASAGPWEDGSRAAPHAAAYGALSIRGYTQRLKDLRAGRPRATPEELAYLVGRYDAEILQVDRELARLHQRLESRGFDERNTVLIVTADHGEEFVDHGGMLHGHSLFDELIRVPLVMRGRGIPPGKRLGGQVQLVDVTATLLDLAGLLPASGESPELDGVSLLPALAAGEPPLHAALSFIDTRYVAYRTPDWKLVAAFAPYDLGPPSWLPWEGLLSMARVALGRPHHPKIGLWHLDEDPREQQNLVGNDAVSLRTLYASLLGHRQAHPPRLVASSAGPGLNRRGRRALRALGYVQ
- a CDS encoding CoA transferase, whose amino-acid sequence is MSSALGRFRMLDLSRQLPGPFCSMLLADLGMDVLAVYAPNDPMGMGIPLLGRNKRSCTLNLKVSEGRAIFHRLAREADVVLEGGRPGVAARLGVDYETLRALNPRLVYCSISGYGQDGPYRDRVGHDVNYLGFAGVIDLTGTAGGAPAIPGVQIADIGGGALMAAVGILAALSAREETGRGQFVDIAMMDGAVAWQVVNVFRHLLDGREPARGDTMLTGHHPCYAIYETRDGRHVTVGALEPHFWRTLCERLGLGEFAGQQFAEGSEREAMFARFRAKFRERSMAEWVDLLADLDICFGPVATLAEMMHDPQVRHRGMVVEMDDGRGVRRTTLGNPIKLSDTPPALRLPAPELGQHTEEVLVGLGYSRGHIAALRERGVI